A window of the Fusarium fujikuroi IMI 58289 draft genome, chromosome FFUJ_chr09 genome harbors these coding sequences:
- a CDS encoding related to N-glycosyltransferase, with product MASHLSDVVKTATGIEQTTITGPTNTSKPHLVFGATPVDGHTYPLIRIAEDLVQRGFEVTFIAGDQFEKSITDAGARHVTVPPLVSPKLMAEREAIPAGIPRLLYDIRHIFTGQTPERWRILNGVLEGIRAEDPEREVVVMPETCFMGANPISLGGPLPKGYTKRPMVINLNPIPYMATSIDTAPFGPGLPPDSTESGHARNQFMNQMMVGGPFADVIAHQEEVLKNLGATEILEPQIPFHHWMLMHDLSIQMCPPSLEYSRSDVPSNVKFSGCATPKPIPADFNYPSWWDDVKRGDRRIIAVTQGTIARDATNLIIPTIDALSDRDDLLVVAILGQRGAFLPDDIPIPSNTRVIDYLAYDALLPHASVFVMNAGYGGFLHGVTNGVPLVLAGETEDKPEIAMRGEWSGVAVNLKTGRPTPDMVRLGVERVLRDDSFKKRVDEIKAENEAMKFFDFIEEQVLSVESFEA from the coding sequence ATGGCATCCCATCTGTCCGATGTAGTTAAAACAGCTACTGGTATCGAACAGACAACAATCACCGGCCCAACCAATACCAGTAAACCCCACCTTGTTTTTGGTGCAACTCCTGTGGATGGCCACACGTACCCCTTGATTCGAATCGCAGAAGATCTCGTCCAGCGTGGCTTCGAGGTCACTTTCATCGCCGGCGACCAATTCGAAAAATCAATCACAGACGCCGGTGCTCGACATGTTACCGTCCCACCTCTAGTGAGCCCCAAGCTTATGGCAGAGCGTGAGGCTATCCCCGCCGGCATTCCTCGGCTTCTTTATGATATCAGACATATCTTCACTGGACAAACCCCTGAACGCTGGAGGATCCTCAATGGAGTTCTCGAGGGCATCAGAGCTGAGGACCCAGAGAGGGAAGTGGTTGTTATGCCAGAGACGTGCTTCATGGGTGCCAATCCTATCTCTCTCGGTGGGCCTCTCCCCAAAGGATACACCAAGCGGCCCATGGTAATCAACTTGAATCCTATTCCTTACATGGCTACCAGCATCGACACTGCGCCTTTTGGTCCGGGTCTTCCTCCTGACTCAACAGAATCTGGTCATGCCAGAAATCAATTCATGAACCAGATGATGGTTGGTGGACCTTTTGCTGATGTTATCGCCCATCAGGAAGAGGTTCTCAAGAATCTTGGCGCCACTGAGATTCTAGAGCCTCAGATTCCTTTTCACCATTGGATGCTCATGCATGATCTTTCGATCCAAATGTGTCCTCCCAGTCTCGAGTACTCTCGATCTGATGTGCCATCCAACGTCAAGTTTTCAGGTTGCGCAACACCCAAACCTATTCCTGCGGATTTTAACTATCCTTCTTGGTGGGATGATGTAAAGCGTGGTGACCGACGTATCATTGCTGTAACTCAGGGAACCATTGCTCGCGACGCAACCAATCTTATCATTCCTACTATCGATGCGCTCTCTGACCGCGATGACCTCCTCGTGGTAGCAATCCTTGGGCAAAGAGGTGCTTTTCTCCCTGACGACATCCCTATTCCTTCCAACACCCGCGTCATCGATTACCTCGCCTACGACGCTCTCTTACCTCATGCTTCAGTGTTTGTCATGAATGCTGGATATGGTGGCTTTCTTCATGGAGTAACCAACGGTGTTCCTTTGGTTCTTGCAGGTGAGACCGAGGACAAACCGGAGATTGCAATGCGCGGAGAGTGGAGTGGTGTTGCGGTCAACTTGAAAACGGGTAGGCCTACACCTGATATGGTACGGTTAGGTGTCGAGCGTGTTTTGAGAGATGATAGCTTCAAGAAGagggttgatgagatcaaggccgagaaTGAAGCAATGAAATTCTTTGACTTTATCGAGGAGCAGGTTCTCTCTGTTGAAAGCTTTGAGGCATGA